The following nucleotide sequence is from Tolumonas lignilytica.
TCTGCAAAACCTGCAAAAGGATGGACCCACCCGTCACAATAAACCCATGGTGCAGATGACATTTCTTCTAGTTTCAAATGACCTGAGCTAAATGATGGCAGGCCAATGCCATACGCGGCATACTTCCCAGTAGGCAATGATGGGTCAATGCGATTAATTAACTCTTGAGAAACAAGAGTTGAAAATTTCACTTTTGCCACTGATTTATCTTTATCAGACACAGCTAATTCGCCGTTATCCATAATAAAGGTTGCACCATTTAGCCGAGCAGCATCTTGTTTTGTGGCGTATTTGAACGCCTTTTCCAACGAAGCCTGAGAAGCTGGATCATCGCTAGGATCGATCTTCATTAAAACCAAATATCCATAGTCAGGGTGTTTATAGTTATCCTGCCCCAGCAACATAAGGTTCGCGACACCGAAAGCCAGATTTCCGACAGTGAGTGCTCCTGTAGCCATCGCATCAACAGATGTTTTACCAGCAATGATAGCAGCATTGGTGGTTGCCGCCGCCGCTGACATATCCGCCTTGGTGGCATCTTCATCCCTATTGGTAGAGCTGTTCCCAGCCAGTAGCTCCATGTTTGATGATAAACTCAGTGTTTTATCTCCAGTAAAAGGCATGTTGCCGGTTGGCATTTCATGTTTAGCTGCACACCCACTCAATATAATGGTGAAAATTGCCGCGGCAGCACATAAATTTTTCATATATAAACCTTTGTATTTTTTGTAAGAAGAAGCTGGAAATCAGCACTGAGGCGCTGGATATGTCCATTGGTTATTAAATGAATCGAACTCCGGCCGGACCTGAACGTGAATTTTGCATCCGTTTTCATAGGTTACAACGCAGTTTCCATTGGTGCATTGAGATGAGCAGCGAATGGTTGGAGTGTTTGGTCGGCAATTTCTTTCTGATACTTGGGATGGCGTTGATGTGGATTGTGATGGAATTTTCTTTTTGACGTTAACTGCGCCAGGAATGCTAAAAACTCTATATAAAACACATTTACCTTTAAAGTGCTCTTGGCAATTATTTTGCGCAACACTTAAATCCGCTTCTGGGTTAGTTGATCCATATTGAGCAAAAAAGTCACCATCCTTTTTGTCCTCCTGTTCTATAATTACAAACCCAGGGTCCGTGATTGTCCACTGCAACTTGCAGTCTGGCATGCCACAACTGTGCATTGCACTTTGCACGGCTTTATCACTGCTTTTAGTTGACCAGCCAAGACCTACATCGGTTTTATTTACTGCTCGAGATATCGC
It contains:
- a CDS encoding DUF4189 domain-containing protein, with protein sequence MKKLTGLLFAIFTLLASSQVHAEKVYTSIAFGSGDAFGWAVRKSQKSADSEALKLCNNGKTTHDCILHNIVAISRAVNKTDVGLGWSTKSSDKAVQSAMHSCGMPDCKLQWTITDPGFVIIEQEDKKDGDFFAQYGSTNPEADLSVAQNNCQEHFKGKCVLYRVFSIPGAVNVKKKIPSQSTSTPSQVSERNCRPNTPTIRCSSQCTNGNCVVTYENGCKIHVQVRPEFDSFNNQWTYPAPQC